A section of the Candidatus Latescibacterota bacterium genome encodes:
- a CDS encoding AAA family ATPase: MSIATKSTLDPMKKSLAAERFEQQLRERIVGQDRAVERIARLYQVFLAGLFPPNRPIGNFLFLGPTGSGKTRIVEAASEILFGTANAVLKVDCAEYAHSHEISRLIGSPPGYLGHRETTPYFSQANLERYRTPEMDFTFVLFDEIEKASDTLWSLLLGILDKGRLTLGDNTEVDMTRTVIYMTGNVGADRIDRLIEGGIGFTDQAAALNEPGFDQQIYSTVLDAARRKFSPEFMNRIDSVVVFRNLNEQHIRSIIDIELSQLQRRIMQAAGDVKFSFELSDDAKGFLLREGVDRKYGARHIKRAIERYLVYPLANLISTGQIRYGDHLQVDFGVDGRLCFEKGTPRLRIVGEAVPVA, encoded by the coding sequence GTGAGTATCGCAACCAAGAGCACCCTCGATCCCATGAAGAAGTCCCTCGCGGCGGAGCGCTTCGAGCAGCAGCTGCGCGAACGCATCGTGGGGCAGGATCGGGCGGTGGAGAGGATCGCCCGCCTCTATCAGGTCTTCCTGGCCGGTCTGTTCCCTCCCAACCGCCCCATCGGGAACTTCCTGTTCCTGGGGCCCACGGGCAGCGGCAAGACGCGTATCGTGGAGGCCGCCTCGGAGATCCTGTTCGGCACGGCGAACGCCGTGCTCAAGGTGGACTGCGCCGAGTACGCGCACAGCCACGAGATCAGCCGCCTCATCGGCTCGCCGCCCGGATACCTGGGCCACCGCGAGACCACGCCCTACTTCTCCCAGGCGAACCTGGAGCGCTACCGCACGCCTGAGATGGACTTCACCTTCGTCCTCTTCGACGAGATCGAGAAGGCCAGCGACACCCTCTGGAGCCTGCTGCTCGGCATCCTGGACAAGGGGCGCCTCACCCTCGGCGACAACACCGAGGTGGACATGACCCGCACGGTCATCTACATGACGGGCAACGTGGGCGCCGATCGCATCGACCGCCTGATCGAGGGCGGCATCGGCTTCACCGACCAGGCCGCGGCGCTCAACGAGCCCGGCTTCGACCAGCAGATCTACTCCACGGTCCTCGACGCCGCCCGGCGCAAGTTCTCGCCAGAGTTCATGAACCGCATCGACAGCGTGGTGGTCTTCCGGAATCTCAACGAGCAGCACATCCGCAGCATCATCGACATCGAGCTGAGCCAGCTCCAGCGGCGGATCATGCAGGCCGCGGGCGACGTGAAGTTCTCCTTCGAGCTCAGCGACGACGCCAAGGGCTTCCTCCTGCGCGAGGGCGTGGACCGCAAGTACGGGGCGCGCCACATCAAGCGGGCCATCGAGCGCTACCTGGTCTATCCGCTGGCCAACCTCATCTCCACGGGCCAGATCCGCTACGGGGACCACCTGCAGGTGGACTTCGGCGTGGACGGGCGACTCTGCTTCGAGAAGGGCACCCCGCGGCTGAGGATCGTGGGCGAGGCCGTGCCCGTGGCCTAG